In one window of Gossypium arboreum isolate Shixiya-1 chromosome 4, ASM2569848v2, whole genome shotgun sequence DNA:
- the LOC108453523 gene encoding polyadenylation and cleavage factor homolog 4-like isoform X1, with the protein MENRRRSFDRSREPGLKKPRLTEDLTSNPNIRLFSQRANPVGPASGLRFRSNDSGTNDLTLADGGAYEPQPVSHQQQHHQQQELVSQYKTALAELTFNSKPIITNLTIIAGENVHAAKAIAATVCANILEVPSDQKLPSLYLLDSIVKNIGREYIKCFAARLPEVFCKAYRQVDPPLHQSMRHLFGTWKGVFPLQTLQVIEKELGFTPLVNGSSSGNTTSRVDTLSQRPPQSIHVNPKYLEKQRLQQSSRAKGMVNDMAGTLGNSKESERPDRAHSIAELSYGSVKMNTPGIEVRRTRGNITDQGLDAPWFGATSSVTETIPGQRNGFNVKHGSQNYSASKTVNADPRLHRTHNISGRNSSGLSSSWKNSEEEEFLWEMHSRLSEHDAANFSNNTRKDCWTPDVSEKMDFESQLHRPQSIHDVGSRFDRETSADALSTEQKDKPSFGHQISTAWTDGLPATSSSRSESYSASLGGLPTGASSSLARIGMRPQTGSSHLGTPGFVFLANVASGSTGTSGKQCLKSVGTASPPEQSPMRQHSPSPSFPACHPHQQLQKLADPDYQQALSLPWADPKPSHFSGKLSVGSHRDSSQTSAPISLLPSRHHHLSQPPRSDSVQAETSGQTQKPLLSQISKVEAASALGSALECSNPLAIETSELSSTSSLLAAVMKSGILSSISFTGNLSTKISQGVGQISQPPLPNCPPAVLTTPGLIDAAISSDATHDAITATPNGSQEKLEQLPLPPGPPPSSLVSNGPSQTSDAESKDTNPISNLLSSLVAKGLISASKKDAASLPSLQMPNQIQKSLEIERPSESMNKSSDIQSSSDAPGSSTMDEVSYAEPASKCSVPPHQSTSTEVESLIGLELRPEVIREFHSSVISGLLDDLPHCCSLCGLRLKLQGRLDRHLEWHEMTKTESRGSGRALRGWYARSDDWLAGKPGQLVFDSTGSLNKLEKKTEKAELMVPADENQCACLLCGELFEDYFSLDRGEWMFKGAAFLTIPSKDGGVGTADGSAANGPIVHANCMSESSVQDLGLSGGIKVEMEENALR; encoded by the exons ATGGAGAATCGGCGTAGATCATTTGATAGATCAAGAGAACCTGGTTTGAAAAAACCACGTTTAACTGAAGACCTCACTTCAAACCCTAATATCCGGCTTTTTTCTCAACGAGCGAACCCAGTTGGTCCCGCCTCTGGTTTGAGATTCCGGTCCAATGACTCCGGCACCAATGATTTGACCCTTGCCGACGGTGGAGCTTACGAACCACAGCCAGTGTCACATCAGCAGCAACACCACCAGCAGCAAGAGTTAGTTAGCCAGTATAAGACGGCGTTAGCTGAGCTTACTTTTAACTCGAAACCAATTATTACTAACTTGACAATAATCGCTGGCGAGAATGTTCATGCCGCCAAGGCCATTGCTGCTACTGTCTGCGCTAATATTCTTGAG GTTCCCAGTGACCAAAAGCTGCCATCACTCTATCTTTTAGATAGTATTGTAAAGAATATTGGGAGAGAATACATTAAATGTTTTGCTGCCAGATTACCAGAG GTGTTTTGCAAAGCATATAGACAAGTTGATCCACCCTTACATCAGAGTATGCGACATCTTTTTGGAACTTGGAAAGGGGTATTCCCTCTTCAGACTCTCCAGGTGATCGAAAAGGAACTTGGCTTCACTCCTTTGGTAAATGGTTCGTCTTCAGGAAACACAACATCTAGAGTGGATACACTATCACAGCGTCCACCACAAAGCATTCATGTAAACCCAAAGTATCTAGAGAAGCAGCGTCTTCAACAATCAAGCAGG GCAAAAGGTATGGTCAATGATATGGCTGGGACTTTGGGCAACTCAAAGGAGTCTGAGAGGCCGGATAGAGCACACAGCATAGCTGAACTGTCATATGGATCTGTTAAAATGAAT ACTCCTGGCATAGAAGTTCGAAGAACCAGGGGGAATATTACTGATCAGGGGCTTGATGCGCCTTGGTTTGGAGCTACAAGCAGTGTTACTGAGACTATTCCTGGCCAGAGGAATGGTTTCAATGTTAAGCATGGATCTCAAAATTACTCAGCATCCAAAACTGTGAATGCTGATCCTCGTTTACACCGAACACACAATATTTCTGGTAGAAATAGCAGTGGGTTGTCGAGCAGCTGGAAAAACTCTGAGGAGGAGGAGTTTTTGTGGGAGATGCACTCTAGGTTGTCTGAACATGATGCAGCCAACTTCTCTAATAACACGAGGAAAGATTGTTGGACTCCTGATGTTTCAGAAAAAATG GATTTTGAAAGTCAGCTCCACAGACCTCAAAGCATTCATGACGTGGGGTCTAGGTTTGATAGAGAGACTTCCGCTGATGCATTATCCACTGAGCAGAAGGACAAACCTTCTTTTGGGCATCAGATTTCTACTGCATGGACAGATGGTTTGCCTGCTACTAGTTCAAGCCGTTCTGAGAGCTATTCTGCTAGTCTTGGTGGATTGCCTACTGGTGCAAGTTCTTCCCTGGCCAGGATAGGAATGCGACCTCAAACGGGCTCATCCCATTTGGGAACCCCAGGCTTTGTGTTTTTGGCGAATGTGGCATCAGGATCCACAGGTACTTCTGGAAAGCAGTGTTTAAAGTCCGTAGGAACTGCATCACCTCCTGAACAGTCTCCTATGCGCCAGCATTCACCTTCACCTTCATTTCCTGCATGCCATCCCCATCAACAGCTACAGAAATTGGCTGATCCAGATTATCAGCAAGCTCTTTCCCTGCCTTGGGCTGATCCAAAACCATCTCATTTTTCAGGAAAGTTGAGTGTTGGGTCTCATAGAGACTCTTCTCAGACTTCTGCTCCGATTTCTTTGCTTCCTAGCCGTCATCATCACCTTTCACAGCCACCCCGATCAGACTCCGTGCAGGCTGAAACTTCTGGTCAGACTCAGAAGCCTCTTCTGTCTCAGATCTCCAAAGTAGAAGCAGCCTCAGCACTTGGAAGTGCATTGGAGTGTTCTAATCCACTTGCTATTGAAACTTCAGAACTATCAAGTACTAGTAGTCTATTAGCTGCTGTAATGAAGAGTGGAATCCTCTCCAGCATTTCATTTACTGGCAACCTTTCAACTAAGATTTCTCAAGGTGTTGGGCAAATTTCACAGCCTCCTCTCCCAAATTGTCCTCCAGCTGTTTTAACAACCCCAGGCTTGATTGATGCTGCAATTTCATCAGATGCAACCCATGATGCAATAACAGCTACTCCGAATGGTTCCCAGGAAAAACTAGAACAGTTGCCACTGCCTCCTGGACCACCACCTTCATCTCTTGTTAGTAATGGCCCATCGCAAACTTCTGATGCCGAAAGCAAGGATACAAATCCAATATCTAACCTTCTGAGCTCATTAGTTGCAAAAGGTTTGATATCTGCATCAAAGAAGGATGCTGCATCTCTACCATCTCTTCAGATGCCCAACCAAATACAGAAGAGCCTGGAAATCGAGAGGCCAAGTGAATCAATGAACAAGAGTTCGGACATTCAGAGTTCGTCTGATGCTCCTGGATCCTCCACAATGGATGAGGTATCCTATGCTGAACCTGCTTCAAAATGTTCAGTTCCCCCACATCAGTCCACCTCAACTGAAGTAGAAAGCTTGATAGGATTAGAACTCAGGCCAGAGGTAATCAGAGAATTTCATTCATCTGTGATCAGTGGATTGTTGGATGACCTTCCACATTGTTGCAGCTTATGTGGTCTTCGACTTAAGCTTCAGGGACGGCTTGATAGACACTTAGAGTGGCATGAAATGACAAAGACTGAATCAAGAGGTTCTGGTAGGGCATTGAGGGGCTGGTACGCGAGGTCAGATGATTGGCTTGCTGGAAAGCCTGGGCAATTGGTATTTGATTCCACTGGTTCTCTGAACAAGTTGGAAAAGAAAACAGAAAAGGCTGAGCTTATGGTTCCTGCAGATGAAAATCAGTGTGCATGCTTGTTATGTGGCGAGCTATTTGAAGATTATTTTAGCCTGGACAGGGGTGAATGGATGTTTAAGGGAGCAGCATTCTTGACTATCCCATCAAAGGATGGTGGGGTGGGAACTGCTGATGGGAGTGCAGCCAATGGCCCCATTGTGCATGCAAATTGCATGTCAGAAAGTTCAGTTCAGGACTTGGGACTGTCTGGTGGTATTAAAGTG GAAATGGAAGAAAACGCTCTAAGGTGA
- the LOC108453523 gene encoding polyadenylation and cleavage factor homolog 4-like isoform X2, with the protein MENRRRSFDRSREPGLKKPRLTEDLTSNPNIRLFSQRANPVGPASGLRFRSNDSGTNDLTLADGGAYEPQPVSHQQQHHQQQELVSQYKTALAELTFNSKPIITNLTIIAGENVHAAKAIAATVCANILEVPSDQKLPSLYLLDSIVKNIGREYIKCFAARLPEVFCKAYRQVDPPLHQSMRHLFGTWKGVFPLQTLQVIEKELGFTPLVNGSSSGNTTSRVDTLSQRPPQSIHVNPKYLEKQRLQQSSRAKGMVNDMAGTLGNSKESERPDRAHSIAELSYGSVKMNTPGIEVRRTRGNITDQGLDAPWFGATSSVTETIPGQRNGFNVKHGSQNYSASKTVNADPRLHRTHNISGRNSSGLSSSWKNSEEEEFLWEMHSRLSEHDAANFSNNTRKDCWTPDVSEKMDFESQLHRPQSIHDVGSRFDRETSADALSTEQKDKPSFGHQISTAWTDGLPATSSSRSESYSASLGGLPTGASSSLARIGMRPQTGSSHLGTPGFVFLANVASGSTGTSGKQCLKSVGTASPPEQSPMRQHSPSPSFPACHPHQQLQKLADPDYQQALSLPWADPKPSHFSGKLSVGSHRDSSQTSAPISLLPSRHHHLSQPPRSDSVQAETSGQTQKPLLSQISKVEAASALGSALECSNPLAIETSELSSTSSLLAAVMKSGILSSISFTGNLSTKISQGVGQISQPPLPNCPPAVLTTPGLIDAAISSDATHDAITATPNGSQEKLEQLPLPPGPPPSSLVSNGPSQTSDAESKDTNPISNLLSSLVAKGLISASKKDAASLPSLQMPNQIQKSLEIERPSESMNKSSDIQSSSDAPGSSTMDEVSYAEPASKCSVPPHQSTSTEVESLIGLELRPELMWSST; encoded by the exons ATGGAGAATCGGCGTAGATCATTTGATAGATCAAGAGAACCTGGTTTGAAAAAACCACGTTTAACTGAAGACCTCACTTCAAACCCTAATATCCGGCTTTTTTCTCAACGAGCGAACCCAGTTGGTCCCGCCTCTGGTTTGAGATTCCGGTCCAATGACTCCGGCACCAATGATTTGACCCTTGCCGACGGTGGAGCTTACGAACCACAGCCAGTGTCACATCAGCAGCAACACCACCAGCAGCAAGAGTTAGTTAGCCAGTATAAGACGGCGTTAGCTGAGCTTACTTTTAACTCGAAACCAATTATTACTAACTTGACAATAATCGCTGGCGAGAATGTTCATGCCGCCAAGGCCATTGCTGCTACTGTCTGCGCTAATATTCTTGAG GTTCCCAGTGACCAAAAGCTGCCATCACTCTATCTTTTAGATAGTATTGTAAAGAATATTGGGAGAGAATACATTAAATGTTTTGCTGCCAGATTACCAGAG GTGTTTTGCAAAGCATATAGACAAGTTGATCCACCCTTACATCAGAGTATGCGACATCTTTTTGGAACTTGGAAAGGGGTATTCCCTCTTCAGACTCTCCAGGTGATCGAAAAGGAACTTGGCTTCACTCCTTTGGTAAATGGTTCGTCTTCAGGAAACACAACATCTAGAGTGGATACACTATCACAGCGTCCACCACAAAGCATTCATGTAAACCCAAAGTATCTAGAGAAGCAGCGTCTTCAACAATCAAGCAGG GCAAAAGGTATGGTCAATGATATGGCTGGGACTTTGGGCAACTCAAAGGAGTCTGAGAGGCCGGATAGAGCACACAGCATAGCTGAACTGTCATATGGATCTGTTAAAATGAAT ACTCCTGGCATAGAAGTTCGAAGAACCAGGGGGAATATTACTGATCAGGGGCTTGATGCGCCTTGGTTTGGAGCTACAAGCAGTGTTACTGAGACTATTCCTGGCCAGAGGAATGGTTTCAATGTTAAGCATGGATCTCAAAATTACTCAGCATCCAAAACTGTGAATGCTGATCCTCGTTTACACCGAACACACAATATTTCTGGTAGAAATAGCAGTGGGTTGTCGAGCAGCTGGAAAAACTCTGAGGAGGAGGAGTTTTTGTGGGAGATGCACTCTAGGTTGTCTGAACATGATGCAGCCAACTTCTCTAATAACACGAGGAAAGATTGTTGGACTCCTGATGTTTCAGAAAAAATG GATTTTGAAAGTCAGCTCCACAGACCTCAAAGCATTCATGACGTGGGGTCTAGGTTTGATAGAGAGACTTCCGCTGATGCATTATCCACTGAGCAGAAGGACAAACCTTCTTTTGGGCATCAGATTTCTACTGCATGGACAGATGGTTTGCCTGCTACTAGTTCAAGCCGTTCTGAGAGCTATTCTGCTAGTCTTGGTGGATTGCCTACTGGTGCAAGTTCTTCCCTGGCCAGGATAGGAATGCGACCTCAAACGGGCTCATCCCATTTGGGAACCCCAGGCTTTGTGTTTTTGGCGAATGTGGCATCAGGATCCACAGGTACTTCTGGAAAGCAGTGTTTAAAGTCCGTAGGAACTGCATCACCTCCTGAACAGTCTCCTATGCGCCAGCATTCACCTTCACCTTCATTTCCTGCATGCCATCCCCATCAACAGCTACAGAAATTGGCTGATCCAGATTATCAGCAAGCTCTTTCCCTGCCTTGGGCTGATCCAAAACCATCTCATTTTTCAGGAAAGTTGAGTGTTGGGTCTCATAGAGACTCTTCTCAGACTTCTGCTCCGATTTCTTTGCTTCCTAGCCGTCATCATCACCTTTCACAGCCACCCCGATCAGACTCCGTGCAGGCTGAAACTTCTGGTCAGACTCAGAAGCCTCTTCTGTCTCAGATCTCCAAAGTAGAAGCAGCCTCAGCACTTGGAAGTGCATTGGAGTGTTCTAATCCACTTGCTATTGAAACTTCAGAACTATCAAGTACTAGTAGTCTATTAGCTGCTGTAATGAAGAGTGGAATCCTCTCCAGCATTTCATTTACTGGCAACCTTTCAACTAAGATTTCTCAAGGTGTTGGGCAAATTTCACAGCCTCCTCTCCCAAATTGTCCTCCAGCTGTTTTAACAACCCCAGGCTTGATTGATGCTGCAATTTCATCAGATGCAACCCATGATGCAATAACAGCTACTCCGAATGGTTCCCAGGAAAAACTAGAACAGTTGCCACTGCCTCCTGGACCACCACCTTCATCTCTTGTTAGTAATGGCCCATCGCAAACTTCTGATGCCGAAAGCAAGGATACAAATCCAATATCTAACCTTCTGAGCTCATTAGTTGCAAAAGGTTTGATATCTGCATCAAAGAAGGATGCTGCATCTCTACCATCTCTTCAGATGCCCAACCAAATACAGAAGAGCCTGGAAATCGAGAGGCCAAGTGAATCAATGAACAAGAGTTCGGACATTCAGAGTTCGTCTGATGCTCCTGGATCCTCCACAATGGATGAGGTATCCTATGCTGAACCTGCTTCAAAATGTTCAGTTCCCCCACATCAGTCCACCTCAACTGAAGTAGAAAGCTTGATAGGATTAGAACTCAGGCCAGAG CTTATGTGGTCTTCGACTTAA